The genomic interval GCCCTCGTCGAGGCAGGCCGAGGCGATGGTGCTGCCGATGAAGCCGGCACCACCGGCGACCAGCACCTTCACCCGTACTCCTGGCTGATTCGGAAGTTTTTTCGCTATTGCTCGGCGTTTAGCCGTCAATAGCGGGATTACGGAGCATCCAGCCGGACGATATGTGGTCCGAGCCACACGGGGGGCGCAAACGACAGTAGTTACTGGCTAGTAGCATCCGAGGTACCGCCCACCCGGGCCCCTGCGGCAAGGAGGCTCCAGTGCCCCGTGAAGTTCGGGATGTCGTCTTCGTCGACGGCGTCCGCACCCCGTTCGGCAAGGCGGGTGGGATGTACGCCCACACCCGCGCCGACGACCTGGTGATCCGCTGCATCCGCGAACTGCTGCGGCGCAACCCGCAACTCCCGCCGGAGCGGGTCGACGAGGTGGCCATCGCCGCCACCACCCAGATCGGCGACCAGGGCCTCACCATCGGCCGTACCGCCGCGCTGCTCGCCGGGCTGCCCAAGACGGTGCCCGGCTACGCCATCGACCGGATGTGCGCCGGGGCGATGACCGCGGTCACCACCGTGGCCGGCGGGATCGCGATGGGCGCCTACGACGTGGCCATCGCCGGTGGCGTCGAGCACATGGGCCGGCACCCGATGGGCGAGGGCGTGGACCCCAACCCGCGGATCCTGGCCGAGAAGCTGGTCGACCCCTCCGCGCTGGTGATGGGCTCCACCGCCGAGAACCTGCACGACCGGCTCCCACACATCAGCAAGGAGCGCGCCGACGCGTACGCGCTCGCCTCCCAGGTCAAGACCGCCAAGGCGTACGCCAACGGCAAGCTCCAGCCCGACCTGGTGCCGGTGGCGACCCGCGACCCGGAGAGCGGCTGGGGACTCGCCACCGCCGACGAGGCGCCCCGGGAGACCTCGCTGGAGAAGCTCGGCACCCTGAAGACGCCGTTCCGCCCGCACGGCAAGGTCACCGCCGGCAACGCGGCCGGACTCAACGACGGGGCCACCGCCAGCCTGCTCGCCGCCGAGGACGTCGCCCGGGAACTCGGGCTGCCGGTGTCGATGCGCCTGGTGTCGTACGGCTTCGTCGGGGTCGAGCCGGAGGTGATGGGCTACGGCCCGATCCCGTCGACCGAGAAAGCGCTGCGGATCGCCGGGCTCTCCATCGACGACATCGGCCTCTTCGAGCTGAAC from Plantactinospora sp. BC1 carries:
- a CDS encoding acetyl-CoA C-acyltransferase, yielding MPREVRDVVFVDGVRTPFGKAGGMYAHTRADDLVIRCIRELLRRNPQLPPERVDEVAIAATTQIGDQGLTIGRTAALLAGLPKTVPGYAIDRMCAGAMTAVTTVAGGIAMGAYDVAIAGGVEHMGRHPMGEGVDPNPRILAEKLVDPSALVMGSTAENLHDRLPHISKERADAYALASQVKTAKAYANGKLQPDLVPVATRDPESGWGLATADEAPRETSLEKLGTLKTPFRPHGKVTAGNAAGLNDGATASLLAAEDVARELGLPVSMRLVSYGFVGVEPEVMGYGPIPSTEKALRIAGLSIDDIGLFELNEAFAVQVLAFLDHFGIADDDPRVNPWGGAIAIGHPLASSGVRLMTQLARQFAEHPEVRYGITAMCIGIGMGGTVIWENPNWEGGDDK